A region of Aquarana catesbeiana isolate 2022-GZ linkage group LG08, ASM4218655v1, whole genome shotgun sequence DNA encodes the following proteins:
- the LOC141105433 gene encoding uncharacterized protein — protein sequence MGLKPYSCLECGKCFSAKSVLVRHQRVHTGEKPFSSFIHSSCAECGNLLSHERTHTDDKMTCPQCGDCFTQKENLIVHLRTHMGEKPYSCSECGKYFTRRGHLNAHQRSHTGEKPYSCSECGKCLGGRKDLVTHHRIHTGKRPFLCSECGRGFINKSNLVQHQRVHTGVQPYSCSECGRGFKRKSHLLQHQRVHAKSKPAISSHLSSHRGVRVFVPTCIK from the coding sequence ATGGGGCTGAAGCCGTATTCGTGTttggaatgtgggaaatgtttttcggcCAAGTCGGTTCTTGTTAGACACCAAAGGGTTCACACGGGAGAAAAACCATTTTCATCTTTCATTCATTCATCTTGTGCTGAGTGTGGAAACCTTCTTTCACACGAACGGACCCACACGGATGACAAAATGACTTGTCCTCAGTGTGGAGATTGTTTTACCCAGAAAGAAAATCTTATTGTTCATCTGAGAACTCACatgggtgagaagccatattcatgtTCAGAATGCGGGAAGTATTTTACACGGAGAGGGCACCTTAACGCTcatcagagatcccacacgggggagaagccatactcatgctctgaatgtgggaaatgtttgggTGGTAGGAAGGATCTTGTCACCCATCACAGGATTCATACCGGCAAGCGCCCGTTTTTGTGCTCTGAATGTGGGAGAGGCTTCATCAACAAATCAAATCTGGTTCAGCATCAGAGAGTCCACACTGGTGTCCAACCATATTCGTGTTCTGAGTGCGGAAGAGGGTTTAAGAGAAAGTCACATCTGCTTCAGCATCAGCGGGTCCATGCTAAATCTAAACCTGCGATCAGCTCGCATCTCAGTTCCCACAGGGGAGTACGAGTTTTTGTGCCCACTTGCATAAAATGA